Within Actinoplanes sp. L3-i22, the genomic segment GCCGCCGTAGAACGCGATCAGGTCACCACCCCACCCCGCGAGATCCCCGCGATCGCGCAGCGCACCCAGCGCGGCCGCGCCGAACCGGCTCACGTCCACGTCCACACCGGCGACCGGGTCCCGGTAGGTGCGGACGCGCGCCAGACCGGAACCGTCCACGTACGCGACGAAGGCTCCGTCCGTACCCCCGCTGATTTTTCTGGTTTGCCAATAGGCAAGGTATTCCAGGACCCGCTCGCCCGGATCGCCCTGGCCGTAGGCGACCGCCAGCTCCTGCAACCGGTCGATCCAGTCGAGGTAGTCGGCGAGCGGCCGGGCGGCGGAACCGAACGCGGGCTCCCCCAGGTCGGTGCCCACCCGCTGCACGCACTTGTCGATCTCGAGGCCGGCGCTGCCGGTACCGCCGACCCGGATCGTGGAGATCTGGTCGTAGGCCCAGTTGGCCGGCAGCGGATAGGTCACGTTGCCGGTCCAGCCGGAGGTGATGCCGCTGACGAAGCTCCACCGGGTGAACGCCTCGGCGGCCAGCCGGCTGCAGACGTTGCGGGCGCCGTAGACGCCGTGGGCGTAACGGCTGCCGCGCTGGCGCAGTCCGGAGTCGACGCCGAGGAAGTACGGGATGACGCGCTGGGTCACCTCGGTGTCGGTCGCGTCGTAGTCGACCGCGAAGTAGACGACCGCCCCCGCGTCGATGCCGTGCCCCAGCGCCGTGTCGTGGGCGGTGAGCGCGTCCGCGTAGCCCTGGGCCCAGGTGAAGTAGCCGGCCGAGTCCGCATACGTCTGGTAGATCGGGAACAGGCTCAGCCCGTTCGCGGCCATCGTGGCCAGCTCGCCCGGCTTGATCTTCTTGTCCAGGCTGGTGCCCTCGACGTTGGTCAGATAGCGGCCGATGGTCCGGTAGCCGGCCGCCCGCAGCGACTGGGCGCGGGCCGCGGTGACCTCGTCGATGGTGTCCGCGGCCGTCCCCGGGCGGGCCTGGTCACCGGTGCTGATCAGCAGCGACGCCCAGGTCGGGAAGTCGCCCTCGCCGGTCACGGTGAGCTGGCAGAACGTCTGCAGCGCGCGGGCGCCGGCGGCCAGCGTGTCGTCGAAGTCGGCGGTGAAGACCTGCGCGGCCGGGTAGTGGCTGAGCGCCGCCGCGAACAACCGCACCCACGGGCCGGACGAGCCCGGCTTGATCAGGCCCTTCG encodes:
- a CDS encoding glycoside hydrolase domain-containing protein, translating into MDAAVLAVQQWVNATYTGVSGYEPIDEDGSPGRLTMSALTRGLQHELGITALSDNFGPATLAALTAHGPIGPAETNQNLVKIVQGGLVCKGYSGSFGTAPAGPVAALMTDAGLAERIDGTVLPKVCKAVLSTDGYTLAAGGSPQLRAAQQWLNGRYLNRSAFVVLACDGRRSRELLTALIFAVQYEGGLTDAQANGNFGPLTQAGLKAKGLIKPGSSGPWVRLFAAALSHYPAAQVFTADFDDTLAAGARALQTFCQLTVTGEGDFPTWASLLISTGDQARPGTAADTIDEVTAARAQSLRAAGYRTIGRYLTNVEGTSLDKKIKPGELATMAANGLSLFPIYQTYADSAGYFTWAQGYADALTAHDTALGHGIDAGAVVYFAVDYDATDTEVTQRVIPYFLGVDSGLRQRGSRYAHGVYGARNVCSRLAAEAFTRWSFVSGITSGWTGNVTYPLPANWAYDQISTIRVGGTGSAGLEIDKCVQRVGTDLGEPAFGSAARPLADYLDWIDRLQELAVAYGQGDPGERVLEYLAYWQTRKISGGTDGAFVAYVDGSGLARVRTYRDPVAGVDVDVSRFGAAALGALRDRGDLAGWGGDLIAFYGGWRFTAPDTAARDYCAANLAAGAPSALDLAGLVADVDAYLAAAALRSGGALGAHLRAADRGVRYSLFYRGRFSGDPNAAATAAQGLLTDTGDDVLTSTRALLLRGLAVTPVTVDDQLRQFCRAFADRLAALAETEQTQLNRKVS